A genomic window from Camelus ferus isolate YT-003-E chromosome X, BCGSAC_Cfer_1.0, whole genome shotgun sequence includes:
- the CLDN34 gene encoding claudin-34 isoform X3, producing the protein MPLLINSANRQVAGFAVATIGWILGTVSMGLVEWRIWYMNNTSLFPSRLASVGMWRVCIYHHVNNSSRATTCHHYTYHDTYLPLDIRVPQNLLLVASILGLLEKASIIFALRNVYIGILEKKATCNSFITSGILNIAAGICIFMAVFWNYYSVMNKEGIAFPPSFNMPFKPDTQRIGSAIVVACLAAFMILLSGLFFLSYKFPLDSQVHPEVSEM; encoded by the coding sequence ATGCCCTTGCTCATCAATAGCGCCAATCGTCAAGTAGCAGGTTTTGCTGTAGCCACCATTGGATGGATCCTTGGCACTGTGTCCATGGGCCTGGTGGAGTGGCGAATATGGTATATGAACAAcacctctcttttcccctctcgTCTGGCCTCTGTGGGAATGTGGAGAGTCTGCATTTACCATCATGTCAACAACTCTAGCAGAGCCACAACATGTCATCATTACACGTACCATGATACTTATCTCCCTCTTGATATCCGTGTTCCTCAAAACCTCCTGCTGGTTGCCAGCATTCTAGGGCTTTTAGAAAAAGCCTCCATTATCTTTGCACTTAGGAATGTGTACATTGGAATCCTTGAAAAGAAGGCCACCTGCAACTCATTTATCACTTCAGGAATTCTGAACATAGCAGCTGGTATCTGTATCTTCATGGCTGTGTTCTGGAATTACTACTCTGTGATGAACAAAGAGGGGATTGCCTTCCCACCATCTTTCAATATGCCCTTCAAGCCAGATACTCAGAGAATTGGCAGTGCCATTGTAGTGGCGTGTCTGGCTGCCTTCATGATATTGTTAAGTGGGttgtttttcctctcttacaAATTTCCCCTGGATAGCCAAGTGCATCCTGAAgtttcagaaatgtaa
- the CLDN34 gene encoding claudin-34 isoform X2: MSEGSSGYVAAMPLLINSANRQVAGFAVATIGWILGTVSMGLVEWRIWYMNNTSLFPSRLASVGMWRVCIYHHVNNSSRATTCHHYTYHDTYLPLDIRVPQNLLLVASILGLLEKASIIFALRNVYIGILEKKATCNSFITSGILNIAAGICIFMAVFWNYYSVMNKEGIAFPPSFNMPFKPDTQRIGSAIVVACLAAFMILLSGLFFLSYKFPLDSQVHPEVSEM; this comes from the coding sequence TTCTTCTGGGTATGTGGCCGCCATGCCCTTGCTCATCAATAGCGCCAATCGTCAAGTAGCAGGTTTTGCTGTAGCCACCATTGGATGGATCCTTGGCACTGTGTCCATGGGCCTGGTGGAGTGGCGAATATGGTATATGAACAAcacctctcttttcccctctcgTCTGGCCTCTGTGGGAATGTGGAGAGTCTGCATTTACCATCATGTCAACAACTCTAGCAGAGCCACAACATGTCATCATTACACGTACCATGATACTTATCTCCCTCTTGATATCCGTGTTCCTCAAAACCTCCTGCTGGTTGCCAGCATTCTAGGGCTTTTAGAAAAAGCCTCCATTATCTTTGCACTTAGGAATGTGTACATTGGAATCCTTGAAAAGAAGGCCACCTGCAACTCATTTATCACTTCAGGAATTCTGAACATAGCAGCTGGTATCTGTATCTTCATGGCTGTGTTCTGGAATTACTACTCTGTGATGAACAAAGAGGGGATTGCCTTCCCACCATCTTTCAATATGCCCTTCAAGCCAGATACTCAGAGAATTGGCAGTGCCATTGTAGTGGCGTGTCTGGCTGCCTTCATGATATTGTTAAGTGGGttgtttttcctctcttacaAATTTCCCCTGGATAGCCAAGTGCATCCTGAAgtttcagaaatgtaa